The Daucus carota subsp. sativus chromosome 2, DH1 v3.0, whole genome shotgun sequence genome includes a window with the following:
- the LOC135150416 gene encoding protein FAR1-RELATED SEQUENCE 5-like codes for MEISSNQTVFCSNQAQFSSNQANFREVADIQSSSGNSVYIDVVDNVCDTTVHDFVEDCLEGFDESISRSSKVWNPKVSDDKLKPYPGQLFKDIESAFKFYTDYGRDGGFEVRKSTQKVRNGIIVTKYIICSKGGHHDTSMTKDVDVNSESSHASNSVQLQVKRRKTVTKRCDCRAKIILKYNGFNAYVISSFIEGHNHRLASPSGKEFLLCNRSMTSFQRRFVLDAAKSNIGSYRAHNLFKSISGSYSEVGATAVDFQNWMRDIKLYIGKHDSDMLIQKYGMVFVPFIGVDNHWKSVTFASALLNHENATNFTWACEMFLQAFGRPPKCIITDQCLGMKVAIANTFPHSIHRYCMWHIMQKFPAKVGPVFCAETGFMEKLNKFVWSSHLTVPEFEKGWDDVLKEFGLSEHVWLKEIYAMRESWIPAFFADKPMGALLRTTSRSESSNFYFNHFVQKGDTLSEFYLCYESAIDKQIHDQNKLNTTDKNCIPQSITEKAIEKHAACLYTRSMFYKVQKQIKASCFHISLGGQPIVTDGVNKYLLCDKSLNGKLFEVEFCLSTYDISCSCKLFTRVGYLCRHCFYCLSLWGVDKIPHQFICKRWMRNAERFCKLKFTDESECATDGHISREIAMRIWTEYRACVDNVCNNQKGLEYLLDEMKCLRIRVEEKFDKRPTTKDDMLEEIFGVRPSGSSNVLPSLPSNNKGCRKRIVGAAELSRDGKKRPTRTCKFCHTLGYHDSCNCPKKLLVNQQIPTIPNIQISLSPSFYSQNMTS; via the exons ATGGAGATTTCGTCAAATCAAACTGTGTTTTGCTCGAATCAAGCTCAGTTTTCCTCAAATCAAGCTAATTTTCGCGAAGTTGCTGACATTCAATCATCATCAG gCAATTCTGTTTATATTGATGTTGTTGATAATGTTTGTGATACTACTGTTCATGATTTTGTTGAGGATTGCTTAGAAGGTTTTGATGAGTCAATTAGTAGAAGCTCTAAAGTGTGGAATCCTAAAGTTTCTGATGACAAACTTAAACCATATCCTGGTCAACTGTTTAAAGACATTGAGTCGGCTTTTAAGTTCTATACTGATTATGGCAGAGATGGTGGATTTGAGGTTCGTAAATCAACACAAAAAGTCAGGAATGGTATTATAGTTACCAAGTACATAATTTGTTCTAAAGGAGGGCATCACGATACATCCATGACAAAGGATGTTGATGTTAATTCAGAATCATCTCATGCATCAAATAGTGTTCAACTGCAAGTCAAGAGGAGGAAGACGGTGACAAAGAGATGTGACTGTCGAGCAAAAATTATTCTCAAGTACAATGGTTTCAATGCGTATGTTATTTCGTCATTTATCGAAGGTCACAACCATCGTCTAGCATCGCCATCAGGAAAAGAATTTCTACTTTGTAATCGATCTATGACTTCATTTCAGCGCCGATTTGTTCTAGATGCTGCGAAATCAAACATAGGCTCGTATAGAGCTCACAATTTGTTCAAGTCGATATCAGGATCCTACTCTGAAGTTGGGGCAACCGCTGTTGATTTTCAAAACTGGATGagagatataaaattatatattggcAAACATGATTCTGATATGCTGATACAGaa GTATGGAATGGTATTCGTGCCTTTTATTGGAGTAGATAATCATTGGAAGAGTGTTACTTTTGCTTCTGCATTACTAAATCATGAGAATGCAACAAATTTCACGTGGGCTTGTGAGATGTTTCTTCAAGCATTTGGCCGTCCACCAAAATGTATAATAACTGATCAGTGTCTTGGGATGAAAGTTGCAATTGCTAATACATTCCCACATTCTATTCATCGTTATTGTATGTGGCATATAATGCAAAAGTTCCCTGCCAAG GTTGGTCCTGTGTTCTGTGCAGAAACGGGATTTATGGAAAAACTCAATAAGTTTGTTTGGTCCTCACATTTGACTGTTCCTGAGTTTGAAAAAGGTTGGGATGATGTGCTTAAGGAATTTGGATTAAGCGAACATGTCTGGTTGAAAGAGATATATGCAATGAGGGAATCATGGATTCCTGCTTTCTTTGCGGACAAGCCAATGGGAGCCTTATTGAGAACAACCTCAAGGTCAGAGAGCAGTAATTTCTACTTTAATCATTTCGTCCAAAAAGGGGATACTCTTTCAGAGTTCTACTTGTGTTATGAGAGTGCTATTGACAAACAAATTCATGACCAAAACAAATTGAACACCACTGACAAGAATTGTATTCCACAATCTATTACTGAGAAGGCTATTGAAAAGCATGCAGCTTGCCTTTATACTCGAAGTATGTTTTATAAGgttcaaaaacaaataaaagccaGTTGCTTTCATATCAGTCTTGGTGGGCAACCAATTGTTACTGATGGcgtgaataaatatttactttGTGATAAGAGCTTGAATGGTAAGTTGTTTGAGGTTGAATTTTGTTTGTCAACATATGATATTAGCTGTTCCTGCAAGCTGTTTACCAGAGTAGGCTATCTGTGTCGTCATTGTTTCTATTGTTTGAGTTTGTGGGGTGTTGATAAAATCCCACATCAGTTCATATGTAAGCGTTGGATGAGGAATGCAGAGAGATTTTGCAAATTGAAGTTTACTGATGAAAGCGAATGTGCTACTGATGGTCATATCAGTAGAGAAATTGCAATGAGGATATGGACAGAGTATCGAGCTTGTGTTGATAATGTTTGCAATAACCAGAAAGGTTTAGAGTATTTGTTGGATGAGATGAAGTGCTTGAGGATTAGAGTTGAAGAGAAATTTGATAAACGTCCGACAACAAAAGATGATATGCTGGAAGAGATTTTTGGTGTGAGGCCTTCAGGTTCAAGTAATGTACTTCCATCACTGCCAAGTAACAACAAAGGATGTCGTAAAAGAATTGTTGGTGCTGCAGAGTTAAGTCGTGATGGGAAGAAAAGACCAACCAGGACATGTAAATTTTGTCATACTCTTGGGTATCATGATTCATGCAACTGTCCGAAGAAACTCCTTGTTAATCAGCAGATTCCAACTATTCCTAATATACAAATATCTCTTAGTCCTAGCTTTTACTCTCAAAATATGACTAGTTAG